The sequence below is a genomic window from Candidatus Protochlamydia naegleriophila.
GCCACTATGTTCCTCCAAGCTAATAGACAGATTCTCTTCTGGATAAATAATTTTTCTCACACGTCCATTTTGAATCATAATTCGGTTGTGATGATCGATCGAAAAGGAGCATCTCAATAGTTTCGTTGTGTCTAAATCATAGGAAAGCGTAGCTTCGATTGAACACATTCTAAAAATGGAGCTCAATGCAACAGTAAATAAAAACTTTAGATTCATTTTAGACACCACCACTTTTTGAGCCCTCATAAGAGGAGAGGCTTTTCAGTAGAAGCTTCGAATTGGAATAGGTAAAGTGAAGGATATATCCCTCATTTTCCGAAGAGACTTGTTTACCTGCAACATACGCTTGTCGATCGCCCAATAAAACAACTTCTAGCGTTTGGAGATTGACTTTCGCCTCTTTTGGGAAGAAAACGTAAGACGTGTTTTGCTTTTTCAGGGCCTCTTCTTCTTCGATGAGTTTTTGCCTTAAAATGCCAACATAGCTTGAATCCGTGTGACGTAAGAGCACGGCTCGCTGAAGAGGGGCGGATTGTAGAGATTTGTTAAGTAGCAAATTTCCTAAAAAACATCCCATTTGCTCTAAATAAGTAGGGGAGACTCCATTCGAATCGACCCAAAATTCCTTTTCGATAATAGGGGGAGTAATGACTATGCGCTCAGATTTAAAAAATAAAAAAGTAGAAGTCATGACTAATGACAAAGAAACTAATATTGAGATAGCCACTAAGACATTGCGTTGATAAATAAG
It includes:
- the traE gene encoding type IV conjugative transfer system protein TraE; this encodes MNALVLEKNIRFLIYQRNVLVAISILVSLSLVMTSTFLFFKSERIVITPPIIEKEFWVDSNGVSPTYLEQMGCFLGNLLLNKSLQSAPLQRAVLLRHTDSSYVGILRQKLIEEEEALKKQNTSYVFFPKEAKVNLQTLEVVLLGDRQAYVAGKQVSSENEGYILHFTYSNSKLLLKSLSSYEGSKSGGV